One Streptosporangium becharense genomic window, GCCGCTGGACCGGGAGCTCACCGTGGTCGTGAACTCCCCGCCGCACGCCGCGCTGCTGGCCACCCGCGCCAACCTGACGGTGCTGATGCTGGGCGGCCGGGTGCGCGGGCGGACGCTGGCCACCGTCGACGACTGGGCCCTGCGGCCCCTGGCGGACCTGCACGTGGACGTGGCGTTCATGGCCGCCAACGGGTGCTCGGCCGCCAAGGGGCTGACGACTCCGGACCCGGCCGAGGCCGCCATCAAGCGGGCGATGATCGGCGCGGCGCAGCGCAGCGTGCTGCTCGCCGACCACACCAAGTTCACCAGCACCTACCTGTCGCGTTTCGCCACGATCCAGGAGATCGACGTCGTGATCAGCGACGCCGGGCTCGACGCGGAGATCGCGACGGAGCTGGCCGCCGCCGGACCCGAGGTGGTACGGGCGTGATCGTCACATTGACCCTCAACCCCAGCCTGGACCGCACGATCGAGATCGGCTCGCTGAGCCGCGGCGCCGTCATCCGGGCCGCCGCCACCCGCCTCGATCCCGGCGGCAAGGGGGTGAACGTCTCCCGGGCGCTGCTCGCCAACCGGATCCGTTCCCGCGCGGTCGTCCCCTTCGGCGGCGACGAGGGACGGCAGCTGGTGAGCCTGCTCTCGGCGGAGGGCATCGACATGGTCACCGTCCCGGTCTCCGGGCCGACCCGCTCCAACGTCGCCCTGGCCGAACCGGACGGCACCGTCACCAAGATCAACGAGCCGGGGACGGCCCTGTCGCCCGCCGAGCTCGACACCGTCGCCGAGGTCGTGCTCAGCGCCGCCGGCTCGGCGGACTGGGTGGTCGCCTCCGGCAGTCTCCCGCCCGAGGTGCCCTCCGACGTCTACGCCCGGCTGTGCCGCCGCTTCGGCGGCGCCGGGATCAACGTCGCGGTGGACACCAGCGGGCCCGCGCTCGCCGCGGCCGTCGCCGCGTCCCCCGCGCTCGTCAAGCCGAACCGGGAGGAGCTGGGCGAGGTGACGGGGATGGCCATCATGTCGCTGGGCGACGCGATCGAGGCCGCGCGGAGGCTGCGGGACCGCGGCGCCCGCACCGTCCTGGCCAGCCTGGGCCCGGACGGCGCGGTCCTCCTCCAGGACGACCGGGTCTGGTACGGCGAGTGCCCGGTGGCCGAGCCGCGCAGCACCGTCGGCGCGGGCGACGCCATGCTCGCCGGATTCCTCGCCGCCGGGGCCCGCGGCGAGGCCGCGTTCGTCGAGGCGCTGGCCTGGGCGACCGCCGCGGTGGGGCTTCCGGGCAGCCGGATGCCCTCCCCCGGTGACATACGGCGCGATGACGTCCGCGTCACCGGAGCCGACCCCGCCCTGCCGCTGAGGTCCGGGGGCTGACGGCGGCGCGGATCCACCCCCCAGGCCGGCTGGGCCGCCGGCCACCCCGGAAGGAGCAGCACCACATGTCCACCGACTACACTCCGGCCGTCACCGGAACAGGTGTACGGGCGAGCATCCAGCGATTCGGCGGATACCTCGCCGGAATGATCATGCCGAACATCGGCGCGTTCATCGCGTGGGGACTGATCACCGCGCTGTTCATCCCGACCGGCTGGCTGCCGAACGAGGACTTCGCAGCCCTGGTCGACCCGGTCATCAAGATGCTGCTGCCCGTCCTGATCGGTTACACCGGCGGGCGGATGGTCCACGGCCAGCGCGGCGCGGTGGTCGGCGCCGTCGCCACCATGGGCGTCGTGGTCGGCGCGGACATCCCGATGTTCCTCGGCGCGATGATCATAGGACCGCTGGCGGCGTACCTGCTGAAGCTCGTCGACGCCTTCACCTCCGAGCGGACCGGGGCCGGCTTCGAGATGCTGGTGGACAACTTCACCGCCGGCATCGTCGCAGGCGCGATGGCCCTGGCCGGGATGAAGGCCATCGGTCCCGTGGTCGGCGAGGTCACCGCCGTCGCGGGCAGGGCGGTCGGCTGGCTGGTCGGCAACAACCTGCTGCCGCTGGCCTCGGTCCTGATCGAGCCCGCCAAGGTGCTGTTCCTCAACAACGCCGTCAACCACGGGGTGCTCAGCCCGCTGGGCATCGCCCAGGCCGTCCAGGAGGGCAAGTCCGTCCTGTTCATGCTGGAGTCGAACCCCGGCCCCGGCCTCGGGCTGCTGCTGGCCTACCTGTTCTTCGGCCCCAGGCCGCTGCGGTCCAGCACCCCCGCCACGATCATCATCCATTTCCTCGGCGGCATCCACGAGATCTACTTCCCCTACGTGCTGATGAAGCCCCGCATGATCGTCGCGGTGATCGCCGGCGGCGC contains:
- the mtlA gene encoding PTS mannitol transporter subunit IICB, whose amino-acid sequence is MSTDYTPAVTGTGVRASIQRFGGYLAGMIMPNIGAFIAWGLITALFIPTGWLPNEDFAALVDPVIKMLLPVLIGYTGGRMVHGQRGAVVGAVATMGVVVGADIPMFLGAMIIGPLAAYLLKLVDAFTSERTGAGFEMLVDNFTAGIVAGAMALAGMKAIGPVVGEVTAVAGRAVGWLVGNNLLPLASVLIEPAKVLFLNNAVNHGVLSPLGIAQAVQEGKSVLFMLESNPGPGLGLLLAYLFFGPRPLRSSTPATIIIHFLGGIHEIYFPYVLMKPRMIVAVIAGGAAGILVFIVTGAGLVATPSPGSIFAYLAVTPRGGWAGVLAGVLAATAVSFAVASALLGFGRGRDEDAGDGEGNPEETAEEIPAGDRVESDTAPAAKEA
- a CDS encoding DeoR/GlpR family DNA-binding transcription regulator, whose translation is MYAEERQQEILRRARSVGRVDVVTLAEEFAVTTETIRRDLTALERSGVLRRVHGGAIPVERLGFEPELAARDAVLTAEKERIAKAALAELPEDGAIIVDAGSTTARLVQALPLDRELTVVVNSPPHAALLATRANLTVLMLGGRVRGRTLATVDDWALRPLADLHVDVAFMAANGCSAAKGLTTPDPAEAAIKRAMIGAAQRSVLLADHTKFTSTYLSRFATIQEIDVVISDAGLDAEIATELAAAGPEVVRA
- the pfkB gene encoding 1-phosphofructokinase translates to MIVTLTLNPSLDRTIEIGSLSRGAVIRAAATRLDPGGKGVNVSRALLANRIRSRAVVPFGGDEGRQLVSLLSAEGIDMVTVPVSGPTRSNVALAEPDGTVTKINEPGTALSPAELDTVAEVVLSAAGSADWVVASGSLPPEVPSDVYARLCRRFGGAGINVAVDTSGPALAAAVAASPALVKPNREELGEVTGMAIMSLGDAIEAARRLRDRGARTVLASLGPDGAVLLQDDRVWYGECPVAEPRSTVGAGDAMLAGFLAAGARGEAAFVEALAWATAAVGLPGSRMPSPGDIRRDDVRVTGADPALPLRSGG